Below is a genomic region from Salvelinus sp. IW2-2015 linkage group LG18, ASM291031v2, whole genome shotgun sequence.
GTTGTAGGACTCCACTGGGCAGAGCTCGGGCCTGGCTGCGTCTGGCCCTGATGCAGAAGAGGCTGGCTGATTACCTCCGCCTTCTGATCACCAGAAAGGACCTGCTGAGGTACTGGAAGTACCCCCAGTCTCAATTCACTCACACTGTTTTTCTCACACACTGTTTCACCTCCAATCAAACCCCTTGGGCAGGAAGACAGGGGAGGCTCCTCAGTGGTGGTTCACCATCTGCCTCTCAGCAGGCTAGACTCTAATACCTTCAGATGGGTAAAGGAGGTGTCAAAGTCTCATGCCATTTTCTATGAAGATATACTGTTAGAATAAACAGTAATTATATTTGTTTTCACAATTTAATGTGAAATATGTTTCTTTGTGTGTACCCACAGTGATTTCTATGATAACTCTGCTGTGATGGTAGAGGAGGAGGGTGCTGTCATCGTTGGCCTGCTGGTGGGACTCAATGTGATCGATGCCAACCTGTGTGTCAAGGGCGAGGACCTGGATACACAGGTGAGTCAACGCCCCTCACTTCAGGCATTGTTCAAAAATTCCCCATTGACAGCCTTTAAATTAGGCAAGTGAGAGGACACTGTTATTCAGGGTCCTACTTGATGACACAGGattggtgttcctttcacctcatgGAGATTACTCATCTCATCCCAACAAACTAGTATCTGGAAGAAATGTCACAGTACAAACATTGTGCAAACTGTTCAGCTGCGCTTCTAATCTGCTCAGATTGTAGTAGTGGACATTTTATAGTCTAATTATCTCTGTCCAACTTGAGAAGGAAWAAACTGGTCACAGTCTATGCAGACATTTCTAAATAATGGTGTATGTGACATTTAACATttcttaggttggggtcattgaCTTRTCAATGTACTTGAAAAATGACATTGATGACTACAGAAGTGGAGAAAGGTGAAGTTGATACTCTTGTTACCTTAatgcagtggtattcaaactttttcaatgGGGACTTCATTTTTCCCATGCAGAATTTCTGGGGACCCTGCCCCAAATCTAAAGACACAACCttaaagtgtgtgtatatatatctctctcaatCACTGCTTTAATGAGATGGAATATACCCATTAAAACATCTACtactatacattatttgtcttggATAAGCTGAGAAGGATAATAGTATGCTTGAAATGTTTGAACATAAATGTTGACTAATTTACAGATTTTCTCTTCCATGATTTGTTTCCKCAATAGAAATGGTCAAATAGCAGCCATCCTAGACCAGAAGAACTATGTTGAAGAATTAAATAGGCAGCTTAAGTaagtctttttttctttttctttaccaTACTGTATCATTTTTMGGGGGGGAAATTGGTGTGATAATTGCTCAACCATGTGTTTCAGCTCTTATTTAGGCCAAGTCATTGACACTGGTTATGCAAGTACAGATGTCTCTTCTGTTGTATTGTCTTAGGTTCATTGCACAACCTCAACCACTACAGAACTCAAGCTCACTAGTTCAACGGCAGGACATTTAATTGTAAAAGACAATGAAAGGACTGCTCAGGTTCTTTTGTGAGGACTTTTAAGTCTGATTGAACATGCAGTAGACTCATTTGAAGCAGTGTGTTTCTTCAAATGTCTGTTGGGAGAGACTAAATATYAAATGGCACTAAATTAGCACTTGTTTCTTTGACACAGTTCTTCAGTACACGGCTTACAAGGGAGGGTCGATAACTTGGAGAAATCAAACTCTAAACTCATTGAGGAGGTATGYCATTCTCTCTTATTAGTACTGTACTAACATTCTGAAGCATTTACCATTTTATACATCTGATTTGGTGTTCATTTGAACCTCTTTTCATTGTAGCTGGCGATTGCAAAAAATAACATAATCAAACTGCAAGAGGAGAACCATCAGCTTAGAAATGAGAACACTATTATTCTCATAAAAGCTCAGCAGCAACTTCAGGTTTGCCTTTTACAatgtcctgctctctgtcttgGTCAGTCAGACTTCAACATGTTCCTCATTTGTTGTGTTTGTGGTCTAAGGACATGTGGGTCTGGTCTAATCCACTAATGTCTCCTTTTGTGTCACTGTCAGGTGACCCAGGTTGACGTGGATGTGGAGCTGGACACCTATAAGCAGTCGAGGCAGGGCCTTGACGAGATGTACAACGAGGCCAGGAGACAGCTCAGGGAGGAGTGTCAACTACGCCAGGTCAGTTGTCATCCAGTTGTTTCCCCATACTTTTTCTAAGGGGGCACAGGCTGAGGGAAGAGCTACAGTAGAAAGTGGAGCCTGCCTCACCTATACAATAGAGGCAACACTGCCAATGTAAGCCAACTCAGAATTCTGAAATGGTCATCTTTGCTTGCAAGGTGCAGTCAGTAGCATTGTCTGTGTAAGGAAGGTCAGTGGTTTACAGTTAAGCAGGATTTGGGGTGACCGACAGCTGCTGTCGTTGTGCCCCACTGTAGGATGTGGAAAATGAGTTGGTGGTACAGGTGAGCATGAAGCAGGAGATGGATCTGGCCATGAAACTGTTGGAGAAGGACATTCACGAAAAACAGGACACACTGATCGGCCTGCGCCACCAGCTGGATGAAGTCAAGGCCATCAATGTGGAAATGTACACAAAAATGCAGGTACAGTGGAGCTTTTTGTATGGCACATTTTGCTGGTGCTTTTGTGAATAGAGTAGGCTATATTGtttgttacagtgccttcagaaagtatccataccccttgacttattccacacaataccccataatgaaaaagttaacatgtttttagaaatgttagcaaatttattgaaaattaaatacagaaatatctaatttacataagtattcacaccactgactCAATACTtttatagaagcacctttggcagtgattacgtctgtgagtctttctgggtaagtctctaagagatttccacacctggattgtgcaacatttgcccatttattattttcataattcttcaagctctgtcWAATTAGTTGTTTATCatagctagacaaccattttcaggtcttgccgtagatttaagtcaaaactgtaactcggccactctggAAAATTCATTGTCTTCATGGTAAGGAACTTCGGGGTAAATTTGGccttaggttattgtcctgctgaaaggtgaattgaaAGGTGAATCCCAGTGTGCTGGAAAGCTGAACCAGCTTTTCCTCTAGAAttctgcctgtgcttaactccattctGTTTKattttttatcctggaaaaactccccaatccttaacgggtacaagcatacccataacatgatgcagccaccactatggttgaaaatatggagagtggtactcagtaatgtgttatattgtattTGScccaaacataacactttatattcagaacaaaaagttattgctttgccacattttttgcagtattactttagtgccttgttgcaaacaggatgtatatTTTWgaatatttttattctatacaggcttccttcttttcactctgtcaattaggttagtattgtggagtaactacgttgttgatccatccacagttttctcctattgtagccattaaactctgtaaccgttttaaagttaccattggcttcatggtaaaatccctgagtggattccttcctctccggcaactgagctaggaaggacgcatgtatatttgtagtggctgggtgtattgatacaccatgcaaagtgtaattaacaacttcaccatgctcaaagggatattcaatgtctgctttttttatttttacccatttactAATAGGTAACAAGcaatattgactcaagacatttcagcgtttcatttttaattaatttgttaaatagattacaaattaaaaacatattCAACTTtgacatggggtattgtgtgtaagccagtgacagatctcaatttaatacatttaaaattcaggctgtaacacaacaaaatgtggaaaatgtcaaggggtggaATACTTTCAGGTTATTATTTTACAGTGACTATACTGATCTGAGGGCTTTCTTGTGTTGTCAACCAGACTTCTGATGATGGCATGAAACAGAAGAACGACATGATCACTCGTTTGGAGGAGAAGACCAATCAAATCACAGCAACCATGAAACAGCTGGAGCAAAGGTAAGGGTGTTGACTTAAAGATCCTCTTAAATCATTTGCAATTAATATTTAAGGCCCGGTTTCCCA
It encodes:
- the rufy2 gene encoding RUN and FYVE domain-containing protein 2 isoform X5, encoding MATPAEQDLALAEAESNKEKSQVFGILRLQEEKSAGEKASTTSTTMMAGDGRWQAPIFALARKASETFSGSSSHVLAKVAEPTSFVNEWSVPALRDPMSMERTNLLNMAKLSIKGLIESALSFGRTLDSDYPPLQQFFVVMEHCLKHGLKVKKSFLGYNKSLWGPLEMVEKLCPEAGEIAASVRDLPGLKTPLGRARAWLRLALMQKRLADYLRLLITRKDLLSDFYDNSAVMVEEEGAVIVGLLVGLNVIDANLCVKGEDLDTQVGVIDLSMYLKNDIDDYRSGERNGQIAAILDQKNYVEELNRQLNSSVHGLQGRVDNLEKSNSKLIEELAIAKNNIIKLQEENHQLRNENTIILIKAQQQLQVTQVDVDVELDTYKQSRQGLDEMYNEARRQLREECQLRQDVENELVVQVSMKQEMDLAMKLLEKDIHEKQDTLIGLRHQLDEVKAINVEMYTKMQTSDDGMKQKNDMITRLEEKTNQITATMKQLEQSDKDLLSQTRTLAMSFVKCASTDTENQYKLVKDISF